GCCCACACTCGCGCTCTCTGACCAGTCAACCCACACAGAACTCAATCAGccatacctacctaggtagccagccagccagcctgACCAACGCCTGGACTgccatccccatcccctccTACCTCTTCCCAGACTTGCCCAGTGCCGTTCATACCGTACCGCGACgcaccagcagcagtagcaCCACCCCAACGACCATCCCGGACCGGGACACGACTGAGCAACTGTCCACACCCAGCGACTTGACGCTCGCTACATTACCTTACTTTCCCGCGACTCTGTGCTCCTGCGACTTGCCTTCCAACCTTACCAAGTGCAGTCCGGCTTGGCCCCATTCGCCCGCTTAACGCGCCCAGTCGAAACCGCCGACGACATCCAGCTAAACCGCTCGGCCAGTCCTTTTTTCCTTCCAACATCAACCACCAacccccccaaaccctccgtCATTCAACCCAaaccgccccccccccccacgacCGACTGCATCGCCTTCCTTTCCGAGTCAACATCGCTCCCTGCCCGCCATGGACTCCCAGTGGCAGCAGGGCTATGCCGACTCGGCCGGCTCTGCGAGGAGATACAATGGCAGCGGTGCCCAGGTGCCCCGGGGAGACTACAATGGGCAACCAGGCCCGCAAGGTCAGCAGCCGCCTGCCGGCTTCAAGTACGACCAGTACCAAAGCCCTGGCGGCATGTCTTCTCACGCCGCCAGCGCTGCCACATCGCCAATGTCCACGCCCCAGATGCGCGATAACAACGGCGATGTTCCCATGCACGATGCCCAGGACTCGTATACAGGCATGAAATATCCCATGAGACCCCATCACCAGTCTCACCTCTCCGGGAGCCGCTCGTCTACTCTCTACTCGCCCCAGGAGCCATCCGCTGCTGCCCAACGATACTCGCCGATGGAAGCCCTGTCCCCCACTTCGCCCTACGCGCCAAAATCCGCCCAAGGCCAGTTCGCTTCCCCCCCGGGCCAACGACAGTCTCCCACAAGGCAGTCCGAGTACATGCCCCAGAGCCCTCACTACGGTGGTCGTCAGCAACCTCCCCAACTCCCTCCGATCGCGCCGTACGGCGCGGCTCACGATGGGTACCCTTCAGCCGTCGTTGCCAACATCGATGGCGCTTTTGCCGGCGATCCCAAgtcgccgcgccgcccgaTCCCGCAGCCCATGCCCAGAGGGCCTGCCCCTGAATTCAGGCAATGTAGAGCTCCGACCGATCTTCGACCCAAGGTCAACGCCCAGCCTCCCTTTAGGCGTGCGAACCCCGAAGGAGGCTTTATCAGCGTAAGCCCGTCTACCCCGCCTTGTTCACCAACCAGAAACGAATGGCACAGACTAATTCACTTCCTTCAGCCCCTCCAAGCCCTGACGGTGCACCTCCCTGCCACCTACAGGATATGCAACCCGAACTTCAAATACGAGTCGTCGCGTAATCCTCGCCGGGTTCTGACCAAGCCGAGCAAGGGCGTCAAAAACGATGGGTACGACAACGAAGACAGCGACTATATCCTATACGTCAACGATATCCTGGGCTCAGAAGAGGCCGGCCATAAGTACGTTCGCAGCAGGCGCCGCGTCCCCTTACCCCTTTGGGCCACCTGTGCTGATTTGTCGTGTAGGAATCGGTATCTTATTCTCGATGTTCTGGGCCAGGGCACCTTCGGACAAGTTGTCAAATGTCAAAACCTCAAGACGCAGGAAGTGGTCGCCGTCAAGGTCATCAAGAACCGCACTGCGTATTTCAACCAGAGCATGATGGAGGTGTCGGTTCTGGACTTGGTAAGCTTGGCCTGGTGCTCAGACGCACACCGTGATGGCTAACATCTGCCTTCCAGCTCAACACCAAGCTCGATAAGAACGATGATCACCACCTTTTGCGACTTAAAGACACCTTCATCCATCGCCAACACTTGTGCCTGGTTTTCGAGCTTCTTAGCGTCAACCTGTACGAGTTGATTAAGCAGAACCAGTTCCGGGGTCTCAGCACGACCCTCGTCCGTGTTTTCGCTCAACAACTCCTCAACGGTCTGGCGCTGCTGAACAAGGCGCGGCTCATCCACTGCGACTTGAAGCCCGAGAACATCCTGCTCAAGAACCTCGAGAGCCCCATAATCAAGATCATCGATTTCGGTTCCGCATGCGACGAACGGCAAACGGTCTATACCTATATTCAATCCAGATTCTACCGATCTCCAGAGGTTCTGCTGGGCTTGCCGTACTCGTCGGCCATCGACATGTGGTCTCTCGGCTGCATTGTCGTAGAGCTGTTCCTCGGTCTCCCGCTGTTCCCAGGCTCCTCCGAGTACAACCAGGTTTCACGAATCGTTGACATGCTGGGCAACCCGCCGAATTGGATGATTGAGATGGGCAAGCAAGCCGGCGAATTCTTTGAGAAGAGGCAGGACGAGTTTGGTCGGCGGACGTACCAGTTGAAGAGCATGGAGCAGTACGCTCGGGAACACTCGACCAAGGAGCAACCGAGCAAAAAGTATTTCCAAGCCAACACACTGCCGGAGATCATCAAATCCTACCCCATGCCCCGGAAGAACATGAAGCAGAGCGAGATCGACAGAGGTAAGTTGTGACAATCGAACCGCGCCTCTTGTGTGTCATTACTGACGTGCCGGATAGAAATGAACAACAGAATCGCCTTCATCGACTTTGTCAGAGGACTGTTGAACATCAACCCCTTGGAGCGTTGGTCACCGCAGCAAGCCAAGTTGCACCCGTTCATCACCCAGCAGAAGTTCACTGGGCCGTTTGTGCCACCCATGAACCTAAAGTCCAGCTCTCTCAACAGGTCTCCAGCTCCTGGCAcgcaacagcagcagcaggccgaagCATTGAGCAAGCAAAGAGCGCAGGCAGCCCAAGCACAGGCGAACTCTGCCGCACAGGGAGCTTACGCCCAGATGGCGGCTCAATACCAACAACCTGCACACTCTCAGCAGCCGCCCATCTACAACAACCAGCCAATGTACTCGCCGAGCAGCAGTCACGCCGCCCAACCCCCACCATACGGGGCTCAGCAAGGTGCCTATGGCCTCATGACGCAACAGCCCGCGCAAATGCCTCCTGGACCTTATGGCGGCAGTGCGgcccaacaacaacaacagcaacaacaacaacctgGCCTATATCCCCAGCAAGGAATGCGACCGGCCCGCCAACGTGCTTCGACCATGGAGCAACAGCAAAGTGGTATCCCCGCTGCCATCCAGCGCGTTGCTAGTCACCTTGACCCGAGCCAGCCGATTCGCCTGCAGCCTAGCCCAGCCTACTATCCCCCTCCAACGGACGGCGGTATGGCTGGTATGGAAAATGCGGCtcagcgagcaggcagaCGCGGAAGTCGCGTacagcaaggaggaagaggcaaCCGAGATTTTATCCGCAACCTCGAGGAGAGAACGCTGGAGGAGGGCTTTATGGGAAACCAGAATCCTTGGCATTGATGTTTTGAACGACTTAAACCACAAAGAGCCGGAAAATCTCGACCCCAAGCACCTCTCCAAATTCACATGCGTTGGCGGGCGTCCCTTCCGTCGCCTAAACAGCTTTGGGTGGCGCTATTCAGACAGCTACGAAAGATGGCTGCAGTACTGCTCCCGAACCAGGGCGATGACAGCAGGGGGTGGGACCCCGAGCTGCCAGGTCGCACCGGATTAATGTAAGATACCCGACCTTGAAGGAGCGGATCCGTCGAGACTGCCATATAAGACCTGCTGCAAGGGGCCATCTAAGGAAATGCGGCTTTCATGCCGGGCTGGAGCGGGACGACGCGACTACACACGGACAGGAGCTTTGATGGGATGATGCACCAGGAAAGGGGAATGGGGAAGGGGGGTATCATTGAATCGGCAAGGAAGGGGGCTTCAGTGGGGGGGTTGAAGGGGGCCAAACGGCCAACAACGACACACGAGACACGCCTTGACACGCACCGTTCCTAACTACAACTACCTAcacacctacctacctaccttttCTTCATGAGGTTCAAAGGGATATCGGACATGGCATGGTTGGCTTTTGCAAGTTGTTTGACTAATGTGGAAGTGACGCTGATGTCATAGGAGAGAGACGAGGTTGTCATTCCACCTCATTTGTGCCTACCTTTTCAATGAACGTTGAAGATACCAGGTGTTGGTTGGACTCGCATTTGTGGGATTGACTTGCCCGTGACAGAATCGGAGGAATCGGCTGATGTAGTGGGTTTCTCCATACCATCactgttgctgccgccgtgcTTACAAACACCAAACATGTATACATACCTACGTGCCGCCCCTGCTAATGCTTGCCGAGTGGCCGAGTGTTCCCTAGGTACGTCGAACTtgccggcgaaggcgtcTTCTTGTCATGACGAACTCTCCGTTCATTCTACAGGTACTTGGCAGCTGCCAATAAGGTCGTTGCCCAACGTTGGGTGGTGTAAGCTCGTAGGGTAAGTGGCCGATGCATCTATCCATCTATCTTTTCAATGCTCTCGTCTCGACAGCCAAGCTTCTATCTCCTCCAACACCAACGCAGTTTGGACCCATCATTACGACAACGACCTTGCAGcttcttctacttcttctGTTTTTTGGTGTTCTTTTGGATCGTCCCGCCACCAATTTAACCCACTAGCATCCAACAACGCCACGGGCCCTtacgtcggcatcgtcacTGACTTCAGCCTGTGTACACTCACAACGTTGCAACCAGAGACCGGCGCAAGGAAGCCATGGACCACCCTCTCGAACAACAGAAGGATGTAGACACTGTCAATCAAGAAGTCTCGTCAGATCCTTCGGCCAAACGCTTTTCGAAGGTCGAATCAGTCACAAATCCCGGTGTTTCTATGAACTCAGTCGATGGTACAAATGGCCGTTTTGCCCGCTCTGCCTTCAAAGTCTCATGGAGTAGGACGGTATCCAGAATGCTGAGCAAACGACAAAGAACAGCTGCCACCCCCGACACAAACCCAGCTCCTAAATCTGATGCCAACGGGAGGAAAACGGATGCTTCTGATGACAGAGGGGATAAACGACTCAAAGAGCTGGGCAATCGACCCGATCCTACTCAGCCTCTGCTCTCAAAGCATGCCACTGTTATAGACGTGGCTGCATCAGGCATCATGAAGAAAAAAGGTGAGATTGCAATTTACACACCCTTTTTCTTGAGCACCTCACTGACCCTGCTGGCCTCTAGACTTACTGAAACGCCGCAGCTTGGGGGACTTTTTAGGTTCCATCAGCTCCTACAACACGCTCAAGAAGAGATGCAGATCCCCGGAGGCTTCAACGGACATGGTGGGCTCTCATTTTTCAACGGAGTCTCTGACAAAGGGTCATGATCACGCCGCATCCGACAACGCCCCTCCTACGCTGCCAAAGCTGCCGTCATCGGGGGATTTGGCAACAAGCTTTCAAAGAAATCTCGAAGCAGACCCGGAAGCTGTCACCACCGTTCTCTTGACGTCGCGTCCGCCAGGCATTAATTCTACAAGACACTACCGAAGAGATCAAGCCGTACAGACGCTTTTAACATCTACCCCAGAACGTACTGATGCGAcgggggaaaggggatgCGGCTTGTCAGTGCCTAAAGTACCGGGGATGATTGACCTTTACACCGGGCGCCAGCTTGTGTGGAACACGGCTACCAGTGCTGACCCCCGGTCAGTGCAGACTCACACGCCCGGAGAGAAGCGGGAAGAGACGATACAGGAAGAAGTCCCGATGCTCTTGCAAGCGAAGGACAAGAAGCGAAAAGAGCTTGGCTTGCGTCCATGTACCAACCCTGGGACTGCATATACAACCGTGGATCCCCTCCAGGCTGTGTATGAGAGCAAACTCATTCAAGGCCCTCACCTCGAGTACAAGCGGAAAACACGCCGCAGTCTGGGGGATGATGAGGACTTCGACTATTCAAGCGGCAGCGTCTGGAGGAAGGACGAAACATCCAACGGcgctactgctgctgctaaCGACATCAACGTCCCTACTGGTGCCCCTACTGGtgccgatgacgatatcACCGATATATCCTCCAACCCTGGTAGCAAGAACCTGAAAAAAAAGGCGAAGAGTCTGACGTTTATCAGACAGCTGGAGGTACAACCGCGCGGAAGCTCCCTAACAGCGCCGCGGAGAATTTCCTTTGAGATGGATCTGCGTGGAACCGACAGCGATGCAGGCGGCGCAAAAGACTCTTTTCATCACTCCTTGAAAGACAAACGAGTAGTTGTTGTATAGCTGGTTTACTGGCAGACGTGAACTATTGAGTATGATTATTGCCGACGAGTTACATTGTATGGGGAGTGGGCTTGATACTCCAGAGTTTGTTTGTTGTACAAGTGTAGAGCAACGGTTAATACAGAACGCCATGAAATACAGCAGACGTTGTGATTACGGGTTCTAAGATCACACCAGCGGTGCGACTCAGGACCGTGACAGACCCGTAGTAGGTACGTACTGTTGTGGTCGTCCGAGAGTGGAGACCCCTGGACGTGCGCTCCACAATCCTCGCAAACCAACGCGCCCGGCGAGACCCAGCACCCAGGTCAGCCTCAAGGGTCTCTCCATATGCAAGGTATCCATTTCTCCGAAGCCAACCTGCCTCGTCCACCTTTGTTGATACTCGACTTATTTCCTCTGCTATTACGTTGCTACTCTCCAACCAAGCATCGTCACTCTTTGATTGCTTGTTTGGCCACGACTTCTACGTGGCTACAGCGCACCGGCCTCCAACGACGTAAGATACCCTCCGTCCTCATTGCTTGCGACGGGCACATTCGACCTCGATACATTCCTAAACCACTCAATCGCCGCAGTCACCGACAAGGGACGCTTACACAATGGCGAAGGTTGCGACCGACTTTGAGCGCATCATCCAAGAAGGTAGGATCGCACTCGCCTCCACGCCCACCCCTCGAACCAGTCGCAAAGGGGGATCTTCGTTAACTCTATTGCAGGAcgagaaaggaagaagaacgaGGCGCTGGCACAGAAGATCTTCTCCAAGGATAGACGGCAGAGCGCACCTACCAAGCTCAAGCCGGGCGCGGGTCCGTCGCTGGCGAGCAGAGTCGGCGTCAAGAAGGTACTGCTCTTTTCCACCTTCGCAGCTGCTTGCCCGCAAGCCACGAATACTGACATACTTCACTCTCTCGATTAGCAGCGCACCGCCTCTCTCGGTCCCAAGGCCCTCCCTGCGGGTAACATCGATGGCGACTGGACACACGACCTCCATGGAACCGtgaacggcggcggcaggggaCGGAATAATGGTGGCAACCCCGGTGCTGGCGGCCTCGCGTCGCGTATCTCGGCGCCCGGAGGTAGAACCGCGCCCGTTGGAGCTGCGGCGGCCAGACGAGGCGATAGACGCGCCGAGCAGAAGGCCGCCAAAGTCGCCACAGCGATTGAGCGCTCGGGTGGCATGTCAGACGTCCAGATGACCTTTTCCGCGCCCACCAACGCGCCGACCGGCCCCGCAGTGAAGAAGGGTCTTTCGATCCGTGGCCTGGCAGGTCCATTTGCGGTCATGGCCCAGAACTTCGCGCCGGGGACTACGGCAGCAGATATCGAGAGTGCGATGACGCCTGTCGGCGGGGAGATGCTGAGCTGTCGGATCATCAAGACCAGCCCGCTCATTGTGGCGGAGATGGTGTTTGCAACCAAGGAGGGTGGAGACGCCGTCATTGAAACGTTCAACAACCAAACGGTATGTTTCTTCCCCGGCCCTGAAGTCTAATATAGGTCAAAATTTGGAGTGCTAACGGCTGGAAACTACAGGCCGATGGACGGATCATCAAGGTATACCCCAAGCCCGGCGGCTACAAGGAACCCGTCACGACCAACGGCGCGCATCCTGTGAACGTccggtcgacgtcgaaccACATCATCGACGGCACGAACGGATTCCCCGAAGAGATGGAGGAAGACGACCGCGGCCTGTACAGCGATCGAATCGTTGGCagcggcaacagcagcagcaccaacCGCAGAGGCCGCGGCTCCTACCGCGCTGGCCGCAGATGAAGGGAGGCAAGGGGGCTCCAGATGACACAATgaaccaaaaaaaaaaagggatACTCTACTTGGGGCGTTATAGAAGAGCGGGCTTGGGATAGGTGGAACACCTAGGCGACTcatgtgtatgtgtgtataTGTTTTCTGGTTCTTCTTGGAACCGATCACGTCGGGGAGAAGCCTCTTCTTGGGATCTTTCAATGGATTTCCGAGGGCGTGGATATCTCGACCTCTTTTcgcttcttctcttttttggAAGCCTGTGTATTAATAGACCCCAAGACCCCGCGTCCCTCCTACCCGCCTACcggagaaaaagaagaagaaaaaaacaccAATGTTCGCCGTCACATATCCTGATCTCGCTACTAATGCCACTCATGTGGTTTTACTGACCGTCAAGGCAGAGAGAAATGGACCACTGTGTGCACAACACCAGCGGGTTCGAAGTCGTATGGGAAGAACATAGGGGTGACATATATTATAGATTTGGGTATTGTATATCGCGACAGGGCCGCGCCAGGCCTGATATGTTCCATGGTACATGACGCCGATATCGTACATAGTGTTGTTACATCTTGCGAGAGCTACTCAAGTATTTCACATGACACCCTCGCCATCTTTCATGGGCGTATTCTTCGTGACGACGagatcctcctccttctgctGATTCGGATCGGTGAACTCGACCACGAAGCGGTTGAGCTTGTTGCGCTTCTGCTTAagcgcctcgacggcctcctcgtcagCGAGCCGGTTCTCGTTGACGATCTTGTCGACGGCACTGATCATGTTGCGGGCGATCTCGATCAGCTCCTTGACCGCGAAACCGTGCATTTGCGATGTCTTGGATGAGGGCTTCCCTCCCGCCTTGggtttcttcttcaacatcgCGTCCTTCGCCGAGGTGAAGGGCGCCCATATGTTGTTaactgcggcggcgagctgctcgccGTACGCGCGCCTCgcttcctcgacctcgcccgaCTTGGCCACCTGGCGGAACTGGAAATTGGACGATAAACCAACTTTGAGGTATATGTGAAGCGCGCGGACGTCGAGAGGCGTCGTCCCtttggaggcggcgacgtgcGCCGTCATCCTCTCCAGGACAGCGGTTGCATTCTCAAAGGCCTTCTGGTTCATCTTGTCGTTGACGCAAGCCGAAAGGGCACGGCGGTACATGATGGGCACCAGCATCTCGTCGGGCAGCTTCTGTACAACCTTGGCAGCGTCGCGGCTCGATCCGTTGCGCTCATAGATACGGAGGAGCTGGTTCCAGTTGTCCGAGTCAGGCTCAAGGCCATAATAATAGACAAATAGATTCCAGTACTGCACAGCCAGCTTGGCCTGCCTATTTTGGAGGAGGGTGGTGAGAACGAGGGAGAGAGTGTTGGACCGCGGTATGGCATAATTGatcctcggcttcgtcgatgGGACGGCCTTTTGTTGCGCGGAGCCGGCAGTGCCAACGGCTGCGGCGATACCCTTCATGCCTTCGTTCATGCGCAGCGCATGGTCCTTGGCGGGGTTTTTGCAGGCCAGATCGCGGACGCTCATGGTCTCCTCGAGCAGGGGTATGATATTAGCCTGATCCTTCTTGTCGCCAAGTAGCAGTACGCGGGCCATGGCGCAgacgaggtcctcgtcgagttcTAGCGTGCCTTTGCGCCAGTTGCGCATGACCTCCTCCCATATGGCCTTGCACCGCTTGACCATCTGCGCCATCGTGTCGAGGATCTCCTGGAGGGATTGACTTCTTTGCTTCTCGGGGTTCTCCGCCTCGAACCGCAGggcgttgatgatggtcgTATACGTATATGCCGTGGTCTTGCGGCCGGCACGGGCGTCGGCTGTTTCGGCGATGGAGAACATGGCGTCAACGTCGCCCGCGCGGCCGCAGACCTGAAGAACGGCGTTGAGGTGGAAAGAGTTGGCGCGGACGGCCGAGTTCTCTTTGAGGAGCGAGTTGTAGATAGCGACGGCCTTCGGAACGGCGGCTTTAGGGTCAAGCGACTTTGCGCAGCCGGTGAGGAGGATGGTGTATGTTCGGTCGTTGGGCTGCTGGCCTCGCTTCTTCATGTCGTTGAAAAgcttgatggcggcgttgacgcTCTTGTCGCGAACCTTGTACTCGATCAAATGGTTccaggcgacggcgacctgcTTGTCCTTGCTGGAGCGttggacgaggagaagcgcCTCGTCAAAACGGCCCTTCTTGAGGGTTGCCTCGACGTGCTGGGCGATATTGTAGGGGTCGTCCATATGCTTGAGGTGCTGGTCAACAGCCCAATCCATCTTCCGCTTCCTGTTTTTCTCGGCAACGTCATCAGCATTGTCAGTGTCTCTGGGGCTTCTCCGCGCCTCCTTCATGAAAGCGGCGCGGGAGACTGTCGTTTGAGACCGTTGCTGAAGCTGGAGGTGGGGTGGGAGGCCATGTTGGAGGGTCGAAACCGTGGCTGATGTTTCGACAAAAGAGGCCTTGGTAGATAGTGGCTGTATCGCTCGCCTGAGGCACGCTTTACAAGACAACATCTCGAACTGGTTTTGAATAATCAGGGACCATCAAAGGTTGTCAACGTTAGCCTTCGGGGCCAGCGCCGGGAAATTTTGCCCAAGCTCCTTATCTTATCGCAAGCTAGAAACCACTATTTTACAAGGGTCAGCGGATCGCTGAATCTACCTAAGGTACCCAGGAACTGACGTCGGTTGCCCGCCCATTTCTTGACCAATCAAAGCAAGCCAAAGGAAACTAATTAAGCAGCCTGGCAAACGACGCGTCGCCAAACACGAGACGCGATTTCTACGCGCGCCGCCCCTGGATACTTGCCAAATTATAGTGCATCGAATTCCGTGCTTCTGTATATCCCACTCACTAGAGTCGTGCTCCGTTATCCTTACAAAACACAACCAAAGACACCAATTCTCTCAGCCCAAATAGTTGGCGCCGGATTTTTTTTGAATACCATGAATTAGAGCCTTCTCCTCCGAGCCTCCAGATTTCTTCCATAATACCCGACATCCACGATCACGCTTGCCTGTTATGCCCAAGATCGACAGGCGCTCGAAGCTGGCAGAGCTTCGAGCCCTCCGAGCGGCCGGTAAGAGGGCCAACTACGAAGTCGAAGAGGTTGACGAGTTAtacgaggaggtcgacgagaACCAATACAAGAAGATTATTCGGGATCGCCTGGATCAGGACGATTTCGTTGTCGACGATAATGGCGAGGGATatgccgacgacggtcgAGAGGAGTGGGATCGCGCTCCTCAGCACTACTCGGACAGCGAGGATGAGATGCCAGTGAAGGGTCGAGGCAGGCCGAGCAAGGCTTGTAAGCGCGCCCAGTCGTTCTATCCTTCAAGTAGAGCATCTACTAACATTCAACAGCAAAGAAGGAgcgcgaagacgaggatgccaAGCGGGACGCCAATGACCGAGACATCAGCGAATACTTTACAAAGGGCATTACCAAGACCCAGGCAAAGCCAAAGGTTCGTTTTATAGACAAGGATTGAGCGAAGAAAATCATTTGACATCGTGCATAGGTTGCCAAAACGAAAGAAGACGACGCGTTCCTTGCTGATTtgctcggcgaggtcgacgctAACATTCCCGCTCCTGCATCTCGCTCGGCTAAGCGCAACAGATCCCcagaacgacgacgagcccgtgTGCTATCAACCGCGCCCGAGGCCAGACCACGTGTCACCAAACGAACGAAGACTGTGGACGACAGATTATCATCCCCTGCCATTGACGATTCGCTGCCCGATGATGGCTACCTCCCCCCCGTGGGCGATGACAGGGACGACAGCCCTGTCCCGATCACAGTGGATGACGTTCCCATGTCCGATCTTGCGCCATCTTCACCTGCTGCCAAGGTAGCCCAGCGCAAGGGCTTGATCAAACAAGAGCCcaaggaggatgacgaggacatgATGGAGGTTGCCCACGCCGGGACTGTTACCGCTGCCAGCGTCAACATCGCGGGGTCAAGGCCACCGAAGAAGCTGGTCAAGCCGGATCCCTACCCGACCCCTATGAGCTCGTCCCCGGTTAAGCCGGCTGCTGCAGCGGTCGACTCATCTGCTTGGAACACCATTACGGACCAGCTCAACGTTGTTACAGGCTCTCCTGCTGAGGCTAGAACCATTGGCAAGATTGACTATAAAGACGCCATagaggaagacggcagccTCAACATGTTTTGGACCGACTATACCGATGTTAACGGTAGTCTCTGCCTTTTCGGCAAAGTCTTAAACAAGAAGACTGGGCTGTACGTCAGTTGCTtcgtcaaggtcgacaaTATCCTCCGAAAGCTGttcttcctcccccgccaAACAAAAGTACAGGGCGGAGAAGACACCGGTGAGAATATCGAGATGATGGACGTATACTCTGAAGTAGACTCCATCATGACCAAGATGAATGTTGGCATGTACAAGATCAAGGCTTGCACCCGCAAGTATGCCTTTGAGCTGCCAGGAATTCCAAAGGAAACTGAATATCTGAAGTGTCTCTACCCATACACAAGTAAGTCGTCGAGAAAGTGGCAAAGTGACAGGATAGTATTACTAACTTGAAACAGAGCCCGTGATCGACGGATCGGCCACTGGCGAAACCTTCTCGCATGTCTTCGGAACGAACACTGCTCTCTTTGAGCAATTTGTGTTGTGGAAGAACATTATGGGTCCTTGCTGGCTAAAGATTACCGACGCCGACTTCGGCGCCCTTAAGAACGCCTCTCACTGCAAGCTTGAGGTGCTGGTTGAGCACCCTAACATGGTGTCTACACTCAACGAGTCCACGGATAATCTCGACGCTCCGCCCCTGACCCTGATGAGTCTTGTCTTACGGACGGCCTTCAACGCCAAGGCCAACAAGCAAGAAATTCTCGCGATCAGCGCCCGAATCTATGAAAAGGCATCTTTGAATGACACAACCccggccgagaagctccCTTGCCGGACATTCACCCTCATCCGACCTCACGGCGCAGCGTTTCCTCTCGGGTTTGAAACGTTGGCaaaggagagaaagagaggccTCATCAAGACTTTCCGACAAGAATCCGAGATACTGACGTTCTTTCTCGCTCAGCTTGATGTTGTGGACCCAGACGTCATCCTTGGACATCAGTTGGAAGGCGTCGACTACAGTGTTCTGCTCAACCGCCTGCACGAGAAGAAGACCCACCAATGGTCTCGTCTCGGTCGGCTCAAGCGGACGCAGTGGCCGGCTTCTATGAACAAGGTGGGCGGCAACGTCTTCGCTGAGAGACAGGTCATGTCTGGCCGTCTGCTTTGCGACCTCGCCAACGATGCTGGAAAGTCTGCCCTGCACAGGTGTCAGTCATGGAGTTTGACGGAAATGTGCAGTCTTTACCTGCCGGGCAACAACCGCAGGCAAGACATCGACAACGAAGCGGCACTCAAGACCTGGGCGACCCAGTCCAAGGAGGGCATGATGAACTACGTAACCCACATGGAAACCGACACCCATTTCATCACCGCGCTGGCCTTGCAGGTCCAGCTCCTCCCTCTGACCAAGGTCCTAACCAATTTAGCCGGCAACTCCTGGGCGAGAACTCTTACTGGTACTCGCGCTGAGCGGAACGAGTACATTCTGTTGCACGAGTTCCACCGCAACAAGTACATCTGCCCTGACAAGCAAACCTTCCGGGGTAGGATGGCCCAGGAGGAGAACCAAGACGATGAAGGTgaaggcaagaagaaggacaagtACAAGGGTGGTCTCGTCTTCGAGCCCGAGAAGGGTCTTTATGACAAGTTTGTCCTGGTCATGGACTTCAACTCTCTATACCCCTCCAT
The genomic region above belongs to Colletotrichum higginsianum IMI 349063 chromosome 2, whole genome shotgun sequence and contains:
- a CDS encoding DNA polymerase → MPKIDRRSKLAELRALRAAGKRANYEVEEVDELYEEVDENQYKKIIRDRLDQDDFVVDDNGEGYADDGREEWDRAPQHYSDSEDEMPVKGRGRPSKASKKEREDEDAKRDANDRDISEYFTKGITKTQAKPKVAKTKEDDAFLADLLGEVDANIPAPASRSAKRNRSPERRRARVLSTAPEARPRVTKRTKTVDDRLSSPAIDDSLPDDGYLPPVGDDRDDSPVPITVDDVPMSDLAPSSPAAKVAQRKGLIKQEPKEDDEDMMEVAHAGTVTAASVNIAGSRPPKKLVKPDPYPTPMSSSPVKPAAAAVDSSAWNTITDQLNVVTGSPAEARTIGKIDYKDAIEEDGSLNMFWTDYTDVNGSLCLFGKVLNKKTGLYVSCFVKVDNILRKLFFLPRQTKVQGGEDTGENIEMMDVYSEVDSIMTKMNVGMYKIKACTRKYAFELPGIPKETEYLKCLYPYTKPVIDGSATGETFSHVFGTNTALFEQFVLWKNIMGPCWLKITDADFGALKNASHCKLEVLVEHPNMVSTLNESTDNLDAPPLTLMSLVLRTAFNAKANKQEILAISARIYEKASLNDTTPAEKLPCRTFTLIRPHGAAFPLGFETLAKERKRGLIKTFRQESEILTFFLAQLDVVDPDVILGHQLEGVDYSVLLNRLHEKKTHQWSRLGRLKRTQWPASMNKVGGNVFAERQVMSGRLLCDLANDAGKSALHRCQSWSLTEMCSLYLPGNNRRQDIDNEAALKTWATQSKEGMMNYVTHMETDTHFITALALQVQLLPLTKVLTNLAGNSWARTLTGTRAERNEYILLHEFHRNKYICPDKQTFRGRMAQEENQDDEGEGKKKDKYKGGLVFEPEKGLYDKFVLVMDFNSLYPSIIQEFNICFTTVDRSALEQDEDAVPEVPKDQDQGILPRLIATLVNRRKQVKALMKDKGASQDQLATWDIKQQALKLTANSMYGCLGYTKSRFYARPLAVLTTYKGREILRSTKELAESNQLQVIYGDTDSVMINANVENVSDAFKVGQEFKKAVNERYRLLEIDIDNVFRRILLQAKKKYAAINLVQKDGKFIEQMEVKGLDMKRREYCGLSKEISSKILNEILSGDETEKSIARIHEYLRDISGKMREQAIPTQKYIIFTQLGKAPTEYPNADSMPQVQVALREIAKGKNVRRGDVISYIITGDPQSSDPAPKRAFTPPDVMKADSGLSPDVEWYLGKQIFPPVERLCANIVGTSSSQLAECLGLDIRRYKSVQDQQHGGSSNDVEIHPLESQIPDDVRFAECARLSLRCRKCKASSTFEGLLAQPDRVSASGVLCGPCGATISTLSIVAQLEHALRTQTARYYEGWLVCDDSACGMRTRQMNVYGTRCLGPKGLARDCLGRMRYEYTEKAIYNQLVYYASLWNVDKAKAKASAESGNDISREDRDKILALAEHNRARFDTVKGVVDKYLDKCGRQWVAMDTLFAKLGFNKLIAAATA